In Flavobacterium enshiense, the genomic stretch TTGGTAAGTCAATAACATTATCAATTACGTGAATAACTCCGTTTGAAGCCTTAATATTAGCGCTGCTCAATACGACTGAAGCGCCACCATTATCTGCTCCGCCATTTAATTTTACTCCAGAAGTTAAATCGATGTACATACTCAAGGTATTGCTAGAACTGGCATTTCCTTTGGCAAGTGTTTTTACATACCCTGTTTCAAGTTCTGAACTAGTGAAAGACCCGGTCAAAACATGGTTTTTTAATACTTCTGCCAATATTTCATTTGGAACAGCATCTAAATTTGCAAAACCATTAGCACTTAAAAAGGCTTGAAATTTATCATTTGTAGGCGCAAAAACAGTGTAGTCTCCCGGACTGTTAAAAGTACTAACCAGATCTACTTTTTCTAAAGCTTGTACCAAAATACTCAGATTAGGATTTTGTACCGCAATTTCAGCAATAGTTTGCTCAGGTGCTTTAGTGATATTATCGTCATCTTCACAAGAGAACGATACAAATGCCAATACGGCAATACCGAAAAATTTTGATAACGTTTTCATAATAT encodes the following:
- a CDS encoding fasciclin domain-containing protein, which produces MKTLSKFFGIAVLAFVSFSCEDDDNITKAPEQTIAEIAVQNPNLSILVQALEKVDLVSTFNSPGDYTVFAPTNDKFQAFLSANGFANLDAVPNEILAEVLKNHVLTGSFTSSELETGYVKTLAKGNASSSNTLSMYIDLTSGVKLNGGADNGGASVVLSSANIKASNGVIHVIDNVIDLPTIVNHAVANPNFTNLVAALTRPDVTDQNFTGVLNGTAGSPFTVFAPTNEAFTSLLEELGLSSLTAVPKNVLEETLKYHVVTGANVLSSQLTNNQIVSTLQGQSFTIGLAGGAKITDAQNRVSNIIATDVQCTNGVIHVIDKVILPTF